A window of the Streptomyces sp. NBC_01351 genome harbors these coding sequences:
- a CDS encoding ABC transporter ATP-binding protein/permease yields MPELVLELNGRTWTLDPSRSYSLGRDPQGDVVIDDARVSWRHATIAWNGRGWGIEDHGSTNGTYVHGARVQQTELVPGTPVHLGNATDGPRLNLSAAAAPQHAQQAAPAQAYAQPAPAYQAPQQQPQQQVWEQQQHAQQQPQQAQPHFPHQQGAAAARPAQGGAPAYGDRSPTTFHQLSLGHVMRIGRALENELVVSDLQVSRHHAEFRSMPGGRFEIHDLGSHNGTYVNGQPLPKSGTALLGPNDIVGVGHSTFRIVGDRLEEFVDTGEVSFSARHLTVTVEGGKQILKDVTFGVPEKSLIGVIGPSGSGKSTLLKALTGYRPADQGDVLYDNRNLYKQFAELRQRIGLVPQDDILHKELTVRTALKYAAKLRFPGDTAESERAARIDEVLRELKLDIHKEKKITALSGGQRKRVSVALELLTKPSLIFLDEPTSGLDPGMDRDVMQLLRGLADDGRTVLVVTHSVAELAICDKLLVMAPGGSVAYFGPPDDALNFFGYTTWADVFSAFENYRDYDWAGRWKGSQHYQLYAADLDAVAPQSVAMPPAQQMRPTKPQGWGSQLFTLIRRYVSVIASDKGFLALMVLLPAVLGVVSTVIPAKFGLAPPVAPHRFNGDAGTIMLILAVGMCFSGAANSVRELIKERVIYERERATGLYRSAYLMSKVIVLGVITAIQGVIICAIGFFPRDLPTEGLIMPPAVEICLSVIALGFTSMMFGLVISSLVKTAEKTMPLLVMFAIVQVVFTGILFQVYDSPGLEQFAWLMPSRWAIAAAGTTLNLGKLMPPWDAENPTNTDPLWDATVGQWSLNITILLLIGIACGFLVQRLLRRHEPEVMRAGK; encoded by the coding sequence GTGCCGGAACTCGTACTGGAATTGAATGGAAGGACCTGGACGCTCGATCCGTCCAGGTCGTACTCGCTGGGGCGCGACCCCCAGGGAGACGTGGTGATCGACGATGCGCGGGTGTCGTGGCGGCACGCCACCATCGCCTGGAACGGCCGGGGTTGGGGCATCGAGGACCACGGCAGCACCAACGGCACGTACGTGCACGGTGCCAGGGTCCAGCAGACCGAGCTCGTGCCCGGCACGCCGGTGCACCTGGGCAACGCCACCGACGGCCCGCGGCTGAATCTGAGCGCTGCCGCCGCGCCGCAGCACGCCCAGCAGGCGGCCCCGGCGCAGGCGTACGCCCAGCCGGCTCCCGCCTACCAGGCCCCGCAGCAGCAGCCGCAGCAGCAGGTCTGGGAACAGCAGCAGCACGCACAGCAGCAGCCGCAGCAGGCGCAGCCGCACTTCCCGCACCAGCAGGGCGCCGCCGCGGCCCGCCCCGCCCAGGGCGGCGCACCCGCGTACGGCGACCGCAGCCCGACGACGTTCCACCAGCTCTCGCTGGGCCACGTCATGCGGATCGGCCGTGCGCTGGAGAACGAGCTGGTGGTCTCCGACCTCCAGGTGTCCCGCCACCACGCCGAGTTCCGCTCGATGCCCGGCGGCCGCTTCGAGATCCACGACCTGGGCAGCCACAACGGCACCTACGTCAACGGTCAGCCGCTGCCCAAGTCCGGCACCGCGCTGCTCGGCCCGAACGACATCGTCGGCGTCGGCCACTCGACGTTCCGCATCGTCGGCGACCGCCTCGAGGAGTTCGTCGACACCGGCGAGGTCTCCTTCTCGGCCCGCCACCTCACCGTCACGGTCGAGGGCGGCAAGCAGATCCTCAAGGACGTCACCTTCGGCGTCCCGGAGAAGTCGCTGATCGGTGTCATCGGCCCGTCCGGCTCCGGAAAGTCGACCCTGCTCAAGGCGCTGACCGGCTACCGGCCCGCCGACCAGGGCGACGTCCTCTACGACAACCGCAACCTGTACAAGCAGTTCGCGGAGCTCCGCCAGCGCATCGGCCTGGTCCCGCAGGACGACATCCTGCACAAGGAGCTGACCGTACGGACGGCCCTCAAGTACGCGGCCAAGCTGCGCTTCCCCGGTGACACCGCCGAGTCCGAGCGCGCCGCCCGCATCGACGAGGTGCTGCGCGAGCTCAAGCTCGACATCCACAAGGAAAAGAAGATCACCGCGCTCTCGGGCGGTCAGCGCAAGCGCGTGTCCGTGGCCCTGGAGCTGCTCACCAAGCCGTCGCTGATCTTCCTGGACGAGCCGACCTCGGGCCTCGACCCGGGCATGGACCGCGACGTCATGCAGCTGCTGCGCGGCCTCGCCGACGACGGCCGCACGGTCCTCGTCGTCACCCACTCGGTGGCCGAGCTCGCCATCTGCGACAAGCTGCTGGTCATGGCCCCCGGCGGTTCGGTCGCGTACTTCGGCCCGCCGGACGACGCGCTGAACTTCTTCGGCTACACCACGTGGGCGGACGTCTTCTCGGCCTTCGAGAACTACCGCGACTACGACTGGGCGGGCCGCTGGAAGGGCTCGCAGCACTACCAGCTGTACGCCGCCGACCTCGACGCGGTCGCCCCGCAGTCGGTTGCGATGCCCCCGGCCCAGCAGATGCGCCCGACCAAGCCGCAGGGCTGGGGCTCGCAGCTGTTCACGCTGATCCGCCGCTACGTCTCGGTGATCGCCTCGGACAAGGGCTTCCTGGCCCTGATGGTGCTGCTGCCCGCGGTCCTGGGCGTGGTCTCCACGGTGATCCCCGCGAAGTTCGGCCTGGCACCGCCGGTCGCGCCGCACCGCTTCAACGGCGACGCCGGCACGATCATGCTGATCCTCGCGGTCGGCATGTGCTTCTCCGGCGCCGCGAACTCGGTCCGTGAGCTGATCAAGGAACGCGTGATCTACGAACGAGAGCGCGCGACCGGCCTGTACCGGTCCGCGTACCTCATGTCGAAGGTGATCGTCCTCGGCGTCATCACGGCCATCCAGGGCGTGATCATCTGCGCGATCGGCTTCTTCCCGCGCGATCTGCCCACCGAGGGCCTGATCATGCCGCCGGCCGTCGAGATCTGCCTGTCGGTCATCGCGCTCGGCTTCACCTCGATGATGTTCGGCCTGGTGATCTCCTCGCTGGTGAAGACCGCCGAGAAGACCATGCCGCTGCTGGTCATGTTCGCGATCGTCCAGGTCGTGTTCACCGGCATCCTCTTCCAGGTGTACGACTCCCCGGGCCTGGAGCAGTTCGCCTGGCTGATGCCGTCCCGCTGGGCCATCGCCGCCGCGGGCACCACGCTGAACCTCGGCAAGCTCATGCCGCCGTGGGACGCGGAGAACCCGACCAACACGGACCCGCTCTGGGACGCCACGGTCGGCCAGTGGAGCCTGAACATCACCATCCTGCTGCTCATCGGCATCGCCTGCGGCTTCCTGGTCCAGCGCCTGCTGCGCCGCCACGAGCCGGAGGTCATGCGGGCCGGCAAGTAA
- a CDS encoding transglycosylase SLT domain-containing protein: MSASSTPGHSRLTKAHKLSIAGVATFSAAALAFSLVPADAAQAETVSAAPVAWTQAVNGTQTKAMHGHLSAQQVIADANAKAAAKAKADAAAKAKAEAAAKKDREQKAAASRSAARTPVFANNLDGWIKEALFIMKKEGIPGTYAGIHKNVMRESSGNPMAINNWDINAQNGIPSKGLLQVILPTFKAYHVKGTKFDQYDPVANIVAACNYAADRYGSMDNVNSAY; this comes from the coding sequence ATGTCTGCTTCCAGCACTCCCGGTCACAGTCGTCTGACGAAGGCACACAAGCTGTCCATTGCCGGCGTCGCCACGTTCAGTGCCGCCGCGCTCGCCTTCTCCCTGGTCCCGGCCGACGCCGCCCAGGCCGAGACGGTCTCCGCCGCCCCCGTCGCCTGGACCCAGGCCGTCAACGGCACGCAGACCAAGGCAATGCACGGTCACCTCTCCGCACAGCAGGTCATCGCCGACGCGAACGCGAAGGCCGCAGCGAAGGCCAAGGCCGACGCCGCCGCCAAGGCCAAGGCCGAGGCCGCCGCGAAGAAGGACCGCGAGCAGAAGGCCGCCGCGAGCCGCTCCGCCGCCCGCACCCCCGTCTTCGCGAACAACCTGGACGGCTGGATCAAGGAAGCCCTCTTCATCATGAAGAAGGAGGGCATTCCGGGCACCTACGCCGGTATCCACAAGAACGTCATGCGCGAGTCCAGCGGTAACCCGATGGCGATCAACAACTGGGACATCAACGCCCAGAACGGCATCCCCAGCAAGGGTCTGCTCCAGGTCATCCTGCCGACCTTCAAGGCGTACCACGTCAAGGGCACCAAGTTCGACCAGTACGACCCGGTCGCCAACATCGTCGCCGCCTGCAACTACGCGGCCGACCGTTACGGCTCGATGGACAACGTCAACAGCGCCTACTAG
- a CDS encoding GAF domain-containing sensor histidine kinase, whose protein sequence is MHKGRTGPERTGLAAVSTALLAMSRRLEVRDVLRTIVVSARELLDAEYAALGVPDDHGGFAQFVVDGITPEQWRRIGPLPRQHGILAAMLHQDGPERLADVRQDPRFGGWPAAHPEMSDFLGLPVRDGEEILGALFLANKKGPEGFTDEDEELLALLAQHAAIALTNARLYERSRELTIAEERSRLAHELHDAVSQKLFSLRLTAQAAAALVDRDPARAKDELHQVSALAAEAADELRAAVTELRPAALDEDGLVATLRTHVHVLDRAHTAHVTFTCDGVRALPSTQEEALLRVAQEALHNALRHSDADRVEVTLTRTADGGGAVLKVLDTGKGFDPLSVRRAGRHLGLVSMRDRASGVGGRLTVHSEPGKGTTIEMEVPGG, encoded by the coding sequence ATGCACAAAGGACGCACGGGACCGGAACGCACCGGCCTGGCCGCAGTGAGCACCGCGTTGCTCGCCATGAGCCGCCGCCTGGAGGTCCGCGACGTCCTGCGCACGATCGTCGTATCGGCCCGCGAGCTCCTGGACGCCGAGTACGCGGCCCTCGGCGTCCCGGACGACCACGGCGGCTTCGCCCAGTTCGTGGTGGACGGCATCACCCCCGAACAGTGGCGCCGCATCGGCCCGCTGCCCCGCCAGCACGGCATCCTCGCCGCGATGCTCCACCAGGACGGCCCCGAGCGCCTGGCCGACGTACGCCAGGACCCCCGCTTCGGGGGCTGGCCGGCCGCCCACCCCGAGATGTCCGACTTCCTCGGGCTGCCCGTCCGCGACGGCGAGGAGATCCTCGGCGCCCTCTTCCTCGCCAACAAGAAGGGCCCGGAGGGCTTCACCGACGAGGACGAGGAACTCCTCGCCCTCCTCGCCCAGCACGCGGCCATCGCCCTCACCAACGCCCGGCTCTACGAACGCAGCCGCGAGCTGACCATCGCCGAGGAGCGCTCCCGCCTCGCCCACGAGCTGCACGACGCGGTCAGCCAGAAGCTGTTCTCGCTCCGCCTCACCGCCCAGGCGGCGGCCGCCCTCGTCGACCGCGACCCGGCCCGCGCCAAGGACGAGCTCCATCAGGTCTCCGCCCTCGCCGCCGAGGCCGCCGACGAACTACGCGCCGCCGTCACCGAGCTGCGCCCGGCCGCCCTCGACGAGGACGGCCTCGTCGCCACCCTCCGCACCCACGTCCACGTGCTCGACCGCGCGCACACCGCGCACGTCACCTTCACCTGTGACGGTGTACGGGCCCTGCCCTCGACCCAGGAGGAGGCACTCCTGCGCGTGGCCCAGGAAGCCCTCCACAACGCCCTGCGCCACTCCGACGCCGACCGGGTCGAGGTCACCCTGACCCGCACCGCCGACGGCGGCGGCGCGGTGCTCAAGGTCCTCGACACCGGCAAGGGCTTCGACCCCCTGTCCGTCCGCCGCGCGGGCCGCCACCTCGGCCTCGTCTCCATGCGGGACCGCGCGAGCGGCGTCGGCGGCCGGCTCACCGTCCACTCGGAGCCCGGCAAGGGCACCACGATCGAGATGGAGGTCCCCGGTGGCTGA
- a CDS encoding response regulator transcription factor gives MADDTGRIRILLVDDHQVVRRGLRTFLEVQDDIEVVGEASDGEEGIARAEELRPHVILMDVKMPGTDGIEALRRLRALANPARVLIVTSFTEQRTAIPALRAGAAGYVYKDIDPDALAGAIRSVHAGHVLLQPEVAQALLSQEEQNPSGTGRPGSLTDREREVLGLIADGRSNREIARALVLSEKTVKTHVSNILMKLDLSDRTQAALWAVRHGLAE, from the coding sequence GTGGCTGACGACACCGGCCGAATCCGCATCCTGCTGGTCGACGACCACCAGGTGGTCCGCCGCGGCCTGCGCACCTTCCTGGAGGTCCAGGACGACATCGAGGTGGTCGGCGAGGCCTCCGACGGCGAGGAGGGCATCGCCCGCGCCGAGGAGCTGCGGCCCCACGTGATCCTCATGGACGTGAAGATGCCGGGCACGGACGGCATCGAAGCCCTGCGCCGGCTCCGCGCGCTCGCCAACCCCGCCCGCGTGCTGATCGTCACCAGCTTCACGGAACAGCGGACCGCGATCCCCGCGCTGCGCGCCGGAGCCGCCGGATACGTCTACAAGGACATCGACCCCGACGCCCTGGCCGGCGCGATCCGCTCCGTCCACGCGGGCCACGTCCTCCTCCAGCCGGAGGTGGCACAGGCCCTCCTCTCCCAGGAGGAGCAGAACCCGTCCGGCACCGGCCGCCCCGGATCCCTCACCGACCGGGAACGCGAGGTCCTGGGCCTGATCGCGGACGGTCGCTCCAACCGCGAGATCGCCCGGGCCCTCGTCCTCTCGGAGAAGACGGTCAAGACGCACGTCTCGAACATCCTGATGAAACTGGACCTATCG